From the Nitrospirota bacterium genome, the window GGTGATGCTCGCCCTTATCGATAAGGGGATGAGCCGCGAATACGCCTATGAGATTGTCCAGAGAAATGCGATGAAGAGCTGGAAGACGGGGGCCACGTTCAGAGATCTGTTACTGAAGGATAAAGAGGTGAGAAGGCATCTCGGGACAGGTGAGATCAGGGGAATTTTTGACCTTGCATATTACCTCAAGCATACGGAATATATTTTCCAGAGGGTATTCGGGAAATAAGCGTTTTATCTTCAGGGATTCGCGGATGTCTTCTCTTTTGCGGCAGATTCTGCAAAGATTTTCATCGCAATAAAGGGGGGAAAATGTGGAGATAACAAAGTTAACAGCACTTTGGCTGGGAGGTTATGATAAACGGCCTTATTATTCCCTTTTGGATAAGCGTTCCCGGTTTTTTGGTTATGGCAGGACTTGCGCTGATGCTATGGCGAGAATCCCGGAAATAAACACTATGTTCGCGTTCATGCGTACGATGCTCTTTTTTGAAAAGCACTTCTGGAGCTTTACGCTTTGAACAACAGTGTTCCTGCACAAGAGTTAGCTTCCCGGTGGGACAGGTGCAAAAAGCTTCTGCAGCAATTTATCCCGCAAGCTCAGGGGATATTGGTTTTCTCCCGTTTAAATATCTATTATCTCAGCGGTTCGTTTGCCAATGGAGTGTTGTGGTTGCCCGTCAATGGCGAGCCCATATTATTGTGCAGGCGTGGCGATGAAAGAGCAAGAATTGAGTCACCGATACGGCATATTTACTCATTCAGATCATATGGCGATGTAAAGTCAATACTTCACGATCTGGGTTTTTCTCTGCCTGAACTGGTTGCCGCTGAGATGAATGGGTTATCGTGGGCTCTCTCAAACAGCCTTATCAAATACCTCCCCGGGCATCAGTTCATTCCCGCAGATCGGGTCTTAGGCATGAGTCGTGCGCATAAGTCACCGTGGGAGCTCAATATCTTGCGGGAAGCAGGCGCCAAACATGCAAGATGTTTGACTGAACTGCTGCTGCCATTTCTTTACGAGGGGATAACTGAACTTGAGATATGTCAAAAAATTTCAGAGCTATTCTTTTCCGAAGGCCATCTCGGGATCCTCCGAATGGAAAATTATGGAGAGGAAGCCTTTCTTGCATTTGTCTCGGTTGGAGACAGCGCAAATTATCCGAGTGTCTTCAACGGCCCTGTCGGTCTTCGGGGTGTGCATCCGGCAATACCACACATGGGATCAGCAGAAGTGAAATGGACAACGGGGAAGCCTCTTATCATAGATAACGGGTTTACTTTTGCTGGCTACATGACCGATAAGACGCAAGTTTACTGGCTTGGGGAGAAGAAAGATGTGCCGGAGAAAGCTATGAAGGCACATGAGTTCTGTATCGATTTGCAGGAGAAAATCACAGAATTTCTGAGGCCGGGCATCCTGCCAAGTGAAATCTGGCAGTATTGCCTCGATAAGGTTGAGCACTCCGCATGGCGAGATGGCTTTATGGGGTTGGGGAAAAATAAAGTGTTCTTCATAGGCCATGGCATCGGGCTTGCCGTAGATGAATATCCCGCTTTGGCAAGTGGATTCGATTTTCCGCTTGAAGAAGGGATGACCCTTGCTATCGAGCCCAAAATTGGCATCCCGGATTTCGGAATGGTTGGAGTCGAAAATACTTTTGAGGTTACAACTGATGGCGGAAAATGTCTAACAGGCGAAAACTTCGATATAATCACCGTTTAATAGACAAGTACACTTGCGCGCTGCACCAGATTCTCATCAACATAGTTTACAGATTCATCGGTTAATCTGGAGAGCTTCATATTCGTTTTCCTGAAGTTCTCTCCCATGAACTTGATATAATTGTGCTAAATGTAAGAGGATTCTTTTATACATATTGCATAGATTTTAGATGAATAATTCTGATTGGTTATGGTGGTTCTTTGCTGCTTATCCGTCTTGGACAGCACCAGTTCGTTTAGTTGTTTTTGCACTTGTCGGTTTTGGTTTTATCATAATAGGGATAACGGGTAAAAATTGGAGAAACATTTT encodes:
- a CDS encoding Xaa-Pro peptidase family protein — translated: MNNSVPAQELASRWDRCKKLLQQFIPQAQGILVFSRLNIYYLSGSFANGVLWLPVNGEPILLCRRGDERARIESPIRHIYSFRSYGDVKSILHDLGFSLPELVAAEMNGLSWALSNSLIKYLPGHQFIPADRVLGMSRAHKSPWELNILREAGAKHARCLTELLLPFLYEGITELEICQKISELFFSEGHLGILRMENYGEEAFLAFVSVGDSANYPSVFNGPVGLRGVHPAIPHMGSAEVKWTTGKPLIIDNGFTFAGYMTDKTQVYWLGEKKDVPEKAMKAHEFCIDLQEKITEFLRPGILPSEIWQYCLDKVEHSAWRDGFMGLGKNKVFFIGHGIGLAVDEYPALASGFDFPLEEGMTLAIEPKIGIPDFGMVGVENTFEVTTDGGKCLTGENFDIITV